One genomic segment of Salinigranum rubrum includes these proteins:
- a CDS encoding DEAD/DEAH box helicase has product MTDESGEHGDAVGDGVVGDDASDEPDDGAPDEPDDHDAPDELDEEAPPSPEGEGPLTLEEFYRAVEREGRPVVTAGEVARRTDRSQAAVTEALAGLEREGSVRSVDVESDPVVWFPSQWGDLATRERAVLFPQRREVVVDAPTQYTRARMAQFAHLVDTTGDRESGTRGYLYRIRREDIWSAPFDSLSELIALMRSVLPRRSDPLEDWVADQWNRAHQFTLSTHEDGYTVLSAASENLMGNVARQKLDEEHLHAPISDTESWVRDGAEAAIKRILWEAGYPVVDERDLETGDPIDVDLHVDLRDYQREWVDAFVEKRAGVLVGPPGSGKTVAAMGVLEAVGGETLILVPGRELAVQWREELLTHTSLSDEQIGEYHGGVKQIRPVTIATYQTAGMDRHRSLFDSRRWGLIVYDEVHHIPSRVYRRSADLQTKHRLGLSATPVRESDDEEEIFTLIGPPIGTDWTKLFDAGYVQEPEVEIRYVPWRDDEAQNEYASADGRERHTIAATNPAKVDEVRYLLAQHDDAKALVFVDWLDQGRDISEALDVPFVNGETPHWERERLFERFREGDLRTLVVSRVADEGIDLPNAGLAIVASGLGGSRRQGAQRAGRTMRPAGSALVYVLATRGTTEEDFAQRQTRHLAEKGVLVRENDVS; this is encoded by the coding sequence ATGACAGACGAGTCGGGCGAGCACGGGGACGCCGTCGGCGACGGTGTGGTCGGCGACGACGCCTCCGACGAACCGGACGACGGCGCTCCTGACGAACCGGACGACCACGACGCCCCCGACGAACTGGACGAGGAGGCACCGCCCTCTCCCGAAGGCGAGGGGCCGCTCACCCTCGAAGAGTTCTACCGTGCGGTCGAGCGGGAGGGTCGACCCGTCGTCACCGCGGGAGAGGTCGCCCGTCGGACGGACCGCTCGCAGGCGGCGGTGACCGAGGCGCTCGCCGGACTCGAACGCGAGGGCTCCGTCCGGTCGGTCGACGTCGAGTCGGACCCCGTGGTGTGGTTTCCGAGCCAGTGGGGCGACCTCGCCACACGGGAGCGGGCCGTTCTGTTCCCACAGCGCCGGGAGGTCGTCGTCGACGCGCCGACGCAGTACACCCGCGCGCGGATGGCGCAGTTCGCCCACCTCGTGGACACGACGGGCGACCGCGAGTCGGGGACGAGGGGCTACCTGTACCGCATCCGACGAGAGGACATCTGGAGCGCGCCGTTCGACTCGCTTTCCGAACTCATCGCGCTGATGCGCTCGGTTCTCCCGCGGCGGTCGGACCCGCTCGAAGACTGGGTGGCGGACCAGTGGAACCGGGCCCACCAGTTCACCCTCTCGACCCACGAGGACGGGTACACGGTCCTCTCGGCGGCCTCGGAGAACCTGATGGGCAACGTCGCCCGGCAGAAACTCGACGAGGAACACCTCCACGCACCCATCTCCGACACGGAGTCGTGGGTGCGCGACGGTGCGGAGGCGGCCATCAAGCGCATCCTCTGGGAAGCCGGATACCCCGTCGTCGACGAGCGCGACCTGGAGACGGGCGACCCCATCGACGTCGACCTCCACGTCGACCTCCGCGACTACCAGCGCGAGTGGGTCGACGCCTTCGTCGAGAAGAGGGCGGGCGTCCTCGTCGGCCCGCCGGGGAGCGGGAAGACCGTCGCGGCGATGGGCGTGCTCGAAGCCGTCGGCGGCGAGACCCTGATACTCGTCCCGGGCCGCGAACTCGCCGTCCAGTGGCGGGAGGAACTCCTGACGCACACCTCCCTCTCGGACGAACAGATCGGCGAGTATCACGGCGGCGTCAAGCAGATTCGACCCGTCACCATCGCCACGTACCAGACGGCCGGGATGGACCGCCACCGCTCGCTGTTCGACTCGCGGCGGTGGGGACTCATCGTCTACGACGAGGTCCACCACATCCCCTCGCGGGTCTACCGGAGAAGCGCCGACCTCCAGACCAAACACCGACTCGGCCTGTCGGCCACACCGGTACGAGAGTCCGACGACGAGGAGGAGATATTCACGCTCATCGGCCCGCCCATCGGCACCGACTGGACGAAGCTGTTCGACGCGGGCTACGTCCAGGAACCCGAGGTCGAGATTCGGTACGTCCCCTGGCGCGACGACGAGGCCCAGAACGAGTACGCCTCGGCGGACGGGCGCGAGCGCCACACCATCGCCGCGACCAACCCCGCCAAGGTCGACGAGGTGAGATACCTGCTCGCCCAGCACGACGACGCGAAGGCGCTGGTGTTCGTCGACTGGCTGGACCAGGGGCGAGACATCAGTGAGGCGCTCGACGTGCCGTTCGTCAACGGGGAGACGCCCCACTGGGAGCGCGAACGCCTGTTCGAGCGCTTCCGCGAGGGCGACCTCCGAACGCTGGTCGTCTCCCGCGTCGCCGACGAGGGTATCGACCTCCCGAACGCCGGACTCGCCATCGTCGCCTCGGGGCTGGGTGGCTCACGACGACAGGGCGCCCAGCGCGCCGGACGAACCATGCGGCCGGCGGGGAGCGCCCTCGTGTACGTCCTTGCGACCCGCGGGACCACGGAGGAGGACTTCGCGCAGCGACAGACCCGCCACCTGGCCGAGAAAGGAGTGCTCGTCCGCGAGAACGACGTATCCTGA
- a CDS encoding TATA-box-binding protein, which produces MSTPADSIEIQNVVASTGIGQELDLEALAEDLPGADFNPDNFPGLVYRTQNPKAAALIFRSGKIVCTGAKSIDDVHEALGIIFQKLRDLQIPVEEDPEITVQNIVSSADLGHNLNLNALAIGLGLEDVEYEPEQFPGLVYRMDEPKVVILLFGSGKIVITGGKQTSDAETAVVEIVDRIEGLGLLG; this is translated from the coding sequence ATGAGTACTCCGGCAGACTCCATCGAGATTCAGAACGTCGTTGCATCGACCGGTATCGGTCAGGAACTCGACCTCGAAGCGCTCGCCGAGGACCTCCCTGGCGCGGACTTCAATCCGGACAACTTCCCCGGCCTCGTCTACCGGACACAGAACCCGAAGGCCGCCGCGCTCATCTTCCGCTCGGGCAAGATCGTATGCACGGGGGCGAAGAGCATCGACGACGTCCACGAGGCGCTCGGGATCATCTTCCAGAAGCTCCGTGACCTCCAGATTCCCGTCGAGGAGGACCCCGAGATCACCGTCCAGAACATCGTCTCGAGCGCGGACCTCGGCCACAACCTCAACCTCAACGCGCTCGCCATCGGCCTCGGTCTCGAGGACGTCGAGTACGAACCGGAGCAGTTCCCCGGCCTCGTCTACCGAATGGACGAGCCGAAGGTCGTCATCCTCCTGTTCGGGAGCGGGAAGATCGTCATCACGGGCGGGAAACAGACGAGCGACGCGGAGACCGCCGTGGTGGAGATCGTCGACCGCATCGAGGGACTCGGCCTGCTGGGATGA
- a CDS encoding coiled-coil domain-containing protein, translated as MTSLTHPADHSVAELKDALEDVDDVEALERLLEAERTGEERVTAIDAIETRLDAVAPAETSDDADDAGDADAAEEVDAAPDGEPVADDMAGGADDGPSTQNGSAVVEEGWSKDTVVGVGRPVRDEAAATNGDAPVESSRRDSPVENGGRSTESGIRAAQNGKTAVEIPDRPSKRAEAASLSTTLSGADEDVGERLLENIERIRHTFEHSTTESGRMEARVRQLQTEVGDLKAYTNALEEFLDEEGTGRQVIESVRSDIASLETSLSEVESDVGIHGRNLGSLWDVVEDVEDELSRLHERLDEQRRGLEDDIEDVEDELREVRTAADERFGEHAHRLDSLDERHEEHESRFERVDGRVDEHAHRLQSLDEQHAEHDERFEATDDRHEAHANRLDSLGDRVDGHESRFERVGDRVDEHASTLSGVDETLSTHDEALDGLDDAVDVVSERVNTVSEEVDAVETRADDAAAEVRELDNEVTEGLADGSEERAKLAERIEDNAAAIESVRATVDDLAATVESLESRLGDSGSVEGRFADVEAELEELNEWREQLSSVLLSSAGADPKPAEQ; from the coding sequence ATGACCTCACTCACCCACCCTGCCGACCACTCGGTCGCCGAACTGAAGGACGCACTCGAAGACGTCGACGACGTCGAAGCGCTCGAACGACTCCTCGAAGCCGAACGAACGGGCGAAGAGCGCGTCACCGCCATCGACGCCATCGAGACGCGACTCGACGCGGTCGCTCCCGCCGAGACGAGCGATGACGCGGACGACGCGGGCGACGCCGACGCGGCCGAAGAGGTCGACGCGGCTCCCGACGGCGAACCGGTCGCCGACGATATGGCCGGCGGCGCGGACGACGGGCCCTCGACTCAAAACGGGTCCGCCGTCGTCGAAGAGGGCTGGAGCAAGGACACGGTGGTCGGCGTCGGCCGACCGGTCAGGGACGAGGCGGCGGCCACGAACGGAGACGCTCCGGTCGAGTCCTCTCGGCGCGACTCCCCGGTCGAGAACGGGGGGCGGTCGACAGAGTCCGGGATTCGAGCGGCTCAAAACGGGAAGACAGCGGTCGAGATACCGGACCGGCCCTCGAAGCGGGCGGAGGCGGCGTCGCTCTCGACGACCCTCTCCGGCGCGGACGAGGACGTCGGCGAACGACTCTTAGAGAACATCGAACGGATCCGACACACGTTCGAGCACTCGACCACCGAGAGCGGGCGAATGGAGGCCAGAGTCCGTCAGCTTCAGACGGAAGTCGGCGACCTGAAAGCCTACACGAACGCGCTCGAAGAGTTCCTCGACGAGGAAGGTACCGGACGGCAGGTGATCGAATCGGTCCGCAGCGACATCGCATCCCTCGAAACGAGCCTCTCGGAAGTCGAAAGCGACGTCGGAATCCACGGACGCAACCTCGGGAGCCTCTGGGACGTCGTCGAGGACGTCGAGGACGAACTCTCCCGACTTCACGAACGACTCGACGAGCAGCGCCGGGGCCTCGAAGACGACATCGAGGACGTCGAGGACGAACTCCGCGAGGTGCGCACGGCCGCGGACGAGCGGTTCGGAGAACACGCCCACCGGCTCGACTCGCTCGACGAGCGACACGAAGAACACGAGAGCCGGTTCGAGCGCGTCGACGGCCGGGTCGACGAACACGCCCACCGGTTGCAGTCACTCGACGAGCAGCACGCGGAGCACGACGAGCGGTTCGAGGCCACCGACGACCGACACGAAGCGCACGCGAACAGGCTCGACTCGCTCGGCGACCGGGTCGACGGCCACGAGAGCCGATTCGAGCGCGTCGGCGACCGGGTCGACGAGCACGCGAGCACGCTTTCGGGCGTCGACGAGACGCTCTCGACCCACGATGAGGCGCTCGACGGGCTGGACGATGCGGTCGACGTCGTCTCCGAGCGGGTAAACACCGTCTCTGAGGAGGTCGACGCTGTCGAGACGCGGGCCGACGACGCCGCGGCGGAGGTCCGGGAACTCGACAACGAGGTCACAGAAGGACTGGCCGACGGCTCCGAGGAACGGGCGAAGCTGGCGGAGCGAATCGAGGACAACGCCGCGGCCATCGAGTCGGTGCGCGCGACGGTCGACGACCTCGCCGCGACCGTCGAATCGCTCGAATCGCGACTGGGCGACTCGGGAAGCGTCGAGGGTCGGTTCGCGGACGTCGAAGCGGAACTCGAAGAGCTCAACGAGTGGCGCGAACAGCTGAGTTCGGTGCTCCTGAGCTCCGCCGGTGCCGACCCGAAGCCAGCCGAGCAGTAA
- a CDS encoding N-6 DNA methylase: protein MTLPGVDLTATDDYRSRLAARLSESDATVARVFEAWCAYVRDHHGAVFETPGIGNRDGDGDEDGGERVSTEFTTETKSSDPNTVPPHRLFLDTLTFAAVVDALHRQVEVTFGVTVDTPDDALDLRPVHEAVEVSLVDDDADLTRDSLAACDAEDLRRAYERTVPSTSRRVFGEYYTPPGLAELGVREAASRADGFDRGVVVDPGCGAGAFLTAAIRRKRRSARAESLGPAATLERLSTTVVGVDVNPVAVAAARTACLLALLPAMADASVDRVSIPVFLGDALGLADDTPTTGVEGRATALVGNPPWIPWERLPDVQKERLKAGPIDRLDLFDHRGAAARLGHANDDLSLPFVWTCLDRFLADGGVAAFVLKRDHVRGPAGRLVRSGRVGSRPLAVEHVHDFGSVDPFEGVGVAAALYVFRVGGSEEPDFPVPATVWEPRDGVANGTASTDAMDTADATDTANTASTVDTADMANTEGATDAVETTPTFESLSTLRTTLARTGTGLTPVDTDDPAGPWHRVDAETAPVGDCAYRIRHGLKDDAKAVFSVDDDLLSRIEPTHVYPYLRSKHVVKWGLFGHDRFLVPQRQAGEANADALGRETPKTYDYLESRRERLERRKSSWFDGGPFYSLFGLGPYTWAPYKVVWCRLGFNPHFAVVSTVDDAELGRKPVVPGDHCMFVACDDANEAHYLCALLNADPYQRCLRDLAGGKAGLSKSVVSSLHLPEWDEIRTQERLAALSRRAHEVVPAYVDRSKRAYNRLTIPELAEIQKEVDRTAARFLAER from the coding sequence GTGACCCTCCCCGGCGTCGACCTCACGGCGACCGACGACTACCGGTCACGGCTGGCCGCCCGCCTGTCGGAGTCGGACGCCACCGTCGCCCGTGTCTTCGAGGCGTGGTGTGCGTACGTCCGGGACCACCACGGCGCGGTCTTCGAGACGCCGGGGATCGGAAATAGAGACGGAGATGGGGACGAGGACGGTGGCGAGAGAGTCAGCACCGAGTTCACGACCGAGACGAAATCGAGCGACCCGAACACCGTCCCCCCCCACCGACTCTTCCTCGACACGCTCACCTTCGCCGCCGTCGTCGACGCCCTCCACAGGCAGGTCGAGGTGACGTTCGGTGTCACGGTCGACACCCCGGACGACGCGCTCGACCTGCGCCCCGTCCACGAGGCCGTCGAGGTGTCGCTCGTCGACGACGACGCCGACCTCACCCGCGACTCGCTCGCCGCCTGCGACGCCGAGGACCTCCGCCGGGCGTACGAACGGACCGTGCCCTCCACCTCGCGGCGCGTCTTCGGCGAGTATTACACGCCACCCGGCCTGGCCGAACTCGGCGTGAGGGAGGCGGCGAGTCGGGCCGACGGCTTCGACCGGGGCGTCGTCGTCGACCCCGGCTGTGGAGCGGGCGCGTTTCTGACCGCGGCTATCCGCCGGAAGCGGCGGTCCGCACGCGCCGAATCGCTCGGACCGGCCGCGACGCTCGAACGCCTCTCGACCACCGTCGTCGGCGTCGACGTCAACCCGGTCGCCGTCGCCGCCGCGCGAACGGCGTGTCTGCTCGCACTCCTTCCCGCCATGGCCGACGCCAGCGTCGACCGCGTCTCGATACCGGTCTTCCTCGGCGACGCGCTCGGCCTCGCCGACGATACGCCGACGACGGGAGTCGAAGGACGGGCGACCGCACTCGTCGGGAACCCGCCGTGGATCCCGTGGGAGCGGCTTCCCGACGTTCAGAAGGAGCGGCTCAAAGCCGGACCCATCGACCGACTCGACCTGTTCGACCACCGCGGCGCGGCGGCGCGCCTGGGCCACGCGAACGACGACCTCTCGCTCCCGTTCGTCTGGACCTGTCTCGACCGCTTTCTCGCCGACGGCGGAGTCGCCGCGTTCGTCCTCAAGCGCGACCACGTCCGAGGACCCGCGGGTCGACTCGTCCGCTCCGGTCGCGTTGGCTCCCGTCCCCTCGCGGTCGAACACGTCCACGACTTCGGTTCGGTGGACCCGTTCGAGGGGGTCGGCGTCGCGGCCGCGCTCTACGTGTTCCGGGTGGGTGGCAGCGAAGAACCCGACTTCCCGGTTCCCGCGACGGTGTGGGAACCGCGCGACGGCGTCGCGAACGGGACGGCCTCTACGGACGCGATGGATACGGCCGACGCGACGGACACGGCGAACACAGCGAGCACGGTAGATACAGCAGACATGGCGAACACGGAGGGAGCGACGGACGCGGTGGAAACGACCCCGACGTTCGAGTCGCTCTCGACGCTCCGGACGACGCTCGCGCGGACCGGAACGGGACTCACACCCGTCGACACGGACGACCCGGCGGGTCCCTGGCACCGAGTCGACGCGGAGACGGCCCCGGTCGGCGACTGTGCGTACCGCATCCGTCACGGTCTGAAGGACGACGCGAAGGCCGTCTTCAGCGTCGACGACGACCTCCTGTCCCGAATCGAACCGACCCACGTCTACCCGTACCTCCGCTCGAAGCACGTCGTCAAGTGGGGGCTGTTCGGACACGACCGGTTCCTCGTGCCGCAGCGACAGGCCGGGGAGGCGAACGCCGACGCTCTGGGACGAGAGACACCGAAGACGTACGACTACCTCGAATCCCGTCGCGAACGGCTCGAACGGCGCAAATCGTCGTGGTTCGACGGTGGCCCCTTCTACTCGCTATTCGGCCTCGGACCGTACACCTGGGCACCGTACAAGGTGGTCTGGTGTCGATTGGGGTTCAACCCCCACTTCGCGGTCGTCTCGACCGTCGACGACGCCGAACTCGGCCGGAAGCCCGTGGTCCCCGGCGACCACTGCATGTTCGTCGCGTGTGACGACGCGAACGAAGCCCACTACCTCTGTGCGCTGCTGAACGCCGACCCGTACCAGCGCTGTCTCCGGGACCTCGCGGGCGGGAAGGCCGGCCTCTCGAAGTCCGTCGTCTCCTCGCTTCACCTCCCGGAGTGGGACGAAATCCGGACACAGGAGCGACTCGCAGCGCTCTCGCGTCGGGCGCACGAGGTCGTTCCGGCCTACGTCGACCGGTCGAAGCGCGCGTACAACCGCCTCACCATCCCCGAACTCGCCGAGATACAGAAGGAGGTCGACCGGACCGCCGCGCGGTTCCTCGCCGAACGGTAG
- a CDS encoding helix-turn-helix transcriptional regulator gives MTAREDVAFLVGSKCRVESLRVLRGESLRPSSLADKVSCARETAQRNLAGFTDRGWVEKQNSSYRLTVAGGMVLDRYEELERSVENAKNLDVFLSNIGDVADEVDTDLLAAQTVTTSTPDNPHGPIDRWLDLVDGVVDAYYGVTPIVSRVFNEAAEGAIGPETHMELVIDESVLKTSREQFPDALELAFELDQFTLWVVPTDLEYGLTIVDDHVWVAAYDDFGNIVASVDGDDERFVEWAHACYDDLRERSRQVEPENVSTS, from the coding sequence ATGACAGCCCGAGAAGACGTCGCGTTCCTCGTCGGGTCGAAGTGTCGCGTCGAGTCGCTCCGAGTGCTCCGCGGGGAGTCGCTCCGCCCGAGTAGCCTGGCCGACAAGGTCTCGTGCGCGCGCGAAACGGCTCAGCGGAACCTCGCGGGCTTCACCGACCGGGGTTGGGTGGAGAAACAGAACAGCTCGTACCGACTCACTGTCGCCGGGGGGATGGTACTGGACCGGTACGAGGAGCTCGAACGGTCGGTGGAGAACGCGAAGAACCTCGACGTCTTTCTCAGCAACATCGGCGACGTCGCCGACGAGGTCGACACCGACCTGCTCGCAGCCCAGACCGTCACGACCTCCACTCCGGACAACCCCCACGGACCGATCGACCGCTGGCTCGACCTCGTCGACGGCGTCGTCGACGCCTACTACGGGGTGACGCCGATCGTCAGTCGAGTGTTCAACGAGGCCGCGGAGGGGGCTATCGGCCCGGAGACCCACATGGAGCTCGTCATCGACGAGTCCGTCCTCAAAACCTCACGGGAGCAGTTCCCGGACGCGCTCGAGTTGGCGTTCGAACTCGACCAGTTCACGCTCTGGGTCGTCCCGACGGACCTCGAGTACGGGCTGACCATCGTCGACGACCACGTGTGGGTCGCTGCGTACGACGACTTCGGAAACATCGTCGCGAGCGTCGACGGCGACGACGAGCGGTTCGTCGAGTGGGCACACGCCTGCTACGACGACCTCCGTGAGCGGTCACGACAGGTCGAGCCGGAGAACGTCTCGACCTCGTGA
- a CDS encoding redox-regulated ATPase YchF, which translates to MSYRIGLVGKPSVGKSTFFNAATMNDVPEGAYPFTTIDPSIGEAYVRVPCAAPEFDETCTPSVGFCDDGTRFVPVKLIDVAGLIPGAHEGNGLGNQFLTDLNEADVLVHVVDFSGETDIEGEPTEGHDPREDIAFLEDELDQWYLDVLEKGLERYRTGYHGAEGDVEADLATQMDAFRTSEEEIKQVVLGLGLSLDPDTWNEGDKLDIARELRTRTKPMVVVANKMDTPAAQENYAEITDDPDYDHLTVVPASAHAEKALKQGAEAGVVDYQAGDDSFTIQGDLSEEQEAGLERIRDFVSAYDGTGVQRALETALFDVFGALAVFPGSANGRSDTQGVFRDCFVLPDGATTEDFAYHIHSDIGDGLLHGIDCRSGRQIGGDHELAHRDVVELVTTS; encoded by the coding sequence ATGAGCTATCGTATCGGCCTGGTCGGCAAACCCTCGGTGGGCAAGTCGACGTTCTTCAACGCGGCGACCATGAACGACGTTCCGGAGGGGGCGTACCCGTTCACGACCATCGATCCGTCCATCGGGGAGGCGTACGTCCGCGTCCCCTGTGCGGCCCCCGAGTTCGACGAGACGTGTACGCCATCGGTCGGTTTCTGCGACGACGGCACCCGATTCGTCCCCGTGAAACTCATCGACGTGGCCGGGCTCATCCCGGGCGCTCACGAGGGGAACGGTCTCGGGAACCAGTTCCTCACCGACCTCAACGAGGCGGACGTTCTCGTCCACGTGGTCGACTTCTCCGGGGAGACCGACATCGAGGGCGAACCGACCGAGGGGCACGACCCGCGCGAGGACATCGCCTTCTTGGAGGACGAACTCGACCAGTGGTACCTCGACGTTCTGGAGAAGGGGCTCGAACGCTACCGGACGGGCTACCACGGCGCTGAAGGCGACGTGGAGGCGGACCTCGCGACGCAGATGGACGCCTTTCGGACGTCGGAAGAAGAGATCAAGCAGGTCGTCCTCGGCCTCGGACTCTCCCTCGACCCCGACACCTGGAACGAGGGGGACAAACTCGACATCGCCCGCGAACTTCGCACCCGCACGAAGCCGATGGTCGTCGTCGCCAACAAGATGGACACCCCCGCGGCCCAGGAGAACTACGCGGAGATAACGGACGACCCCGACTACGACCACCTCACCGTCGTTCCCGCGTCGGCACACGCCGAGAAGGCGCTGAAACAGGGGGCGGAGGCGGGCGTCGTCGACTATCAGGCCGGCGACGATTCGTTCACCATCCAGGGCGACCTCTCCGAGGAACAGGAAGCGGGTCTCGAACGGATTCGAGACTTCGTCTCCGCGTACGACGGGACGGGCGTTCAGCGGGCGCTCGAAACCGCGCTGTTCGACGTCTTCGGCGCGCTCGCGGTCTTTCCCGGGAGCGCCAACGGCCGCTCGGACACGCAGGGCGTCTTCCGCGACTGCTTCGTCCTCCCCGACGGCGCGACGACGGAAGACTTCGCGTATCACATCCACTCCGACATCGGCGACGGCCTCCTCCACGGCATCGACTGCCGCTCGGGACGACAGATCGGCGGCGACCACGAACTCGCCCACCGCGACGTGGTCGAACTGGTCACCACGAGCTAA
- a CDS encoding Cdc6/Cdc18 family protein: MPNAADDLFTREDPIFANKELLEISHLPGEGRIVGRDDEISNLAAAVNPAIFGQSPSNVLIYGKTGTGKSLCAKYVSQRLVDTAGEESVTATFAYVDCAQDTTETQAVQTIAESVNRPEVTDIRVPDKGLSTSTYYKRLWRVLDRLYDVVLIILDEIDKLSDDDILMQLSRAGEAGKITECKLGVIGISNKIQYKDRMDERVKSSLCEREFVFPPYDANQLRAIMEARSDAFRDGVLDPSTVPRAAALAAREHGDARKAIDILRYAGEIAQSTGSTTVKEEFVTQARERAETDRFRELIRGSTPHSRYVLQALAMLSLSARHEDGFRTSRVYDVYENICAQQGSDTLSLRRVRDLLKEHAFLDIIEQSKHSGGSAEGSYTKHQLLEDPDVVQEVLSEDVDP; the protein is encoded by the coding sequence ATGCCTAACGCCGCCGACGACCTCTTCACGCGAGAGGACCCCATCTTCGCGAACAAGGAACTCCTCGAGATCAGTCACCTCCCCGGCGAGGGGCGCATCGTCGGCCGGGACGACGAGATATCGAACCTCGCAGCGGCGGTCAACCCGGCCATCTTCGGGCAGAGCCCGAGCAACGTACTCATCTACGGGAAGACCGGCACGGGAAAGTCACTGTGTGCCAAGTACGTCTCGCAACGACTGGTCGACACCGCCGGCGAGGAGTCGGTGACGGCCACCTTCGCGTACGTCGACTGCGCGCAGGATACGACCGAGACGCAGGCCGTCCAGACCATCGCCGAGAGCGTGAACCGTCCCGAGGTGACCGACATTCGCGTTCCGGACAAGGGGCTGTCCACGTCGACGTACTACAAGCGGCTCTGGCGGGTTCTCGACCGGCTGTACGACGTCGTGCTCATCATTCTCGACGAGATAGACAAGCTGAGCGACGACGACATTCTGATGCAACTGTCGCGCGCGGGCGAGGCCGGCAAAATCACCGAGTGTAAGCTCGGCGTCATCGGCATCTCGAACAAGATCCAGTACAAGGACCGGATGGACGAACGCGTCAAGTCCTCGCTGTGCGAACGGGAGTTCGTCTTCCCGCCGTACGACGCGAACCAGCTTCGCGCCATCATGGAGGCGCGGTCGGACGCCTTCCGTGACGGGGTGCTCGACCCTTCGACGGTTCCTCGTGCTGCCGCGTTGGCCGCGCGCGAACACGGTGACGCGAGGAAGGCGATCGACATTCTTCGCTATGCGGGAGAGATCGCGCAGTCGACCGGATCGACCACGGTGAAAGAGGAGTTCGTCACGCAAGCGCGCGAGCGCGCGGAGACCGACCGGTTCCGCGAACTCATCCGGGGGTCGACGCCGCACTCGCGGTACGTCCTCCAGGCGCTCGCGATGCTCTCGCTGTCGGCGCGACACGAGGACGGCTTCCGGACGAGCCGCGTCTACGACGTCTACGAGAACATCTGCGCCCAGCAGGGCTCGGACACGCTCTCGCTTCGACGGGTCCGGGACCTGCTGAAGGAGCACGCGTTCCTCGACATCATCGAACAGTCGAAACACAGCGGTGGGAGCGCCGAGGGGAGCTACACCAAACACCAACTCCTCGAAGACCCCGACGTGGTTCAGGAGGTGCTCTCCGAGGACGTGGACCCGTGA
- a CDS encoding class I SAM-dependent methyltransferase, translating into MPNHEESETREEWNAADYDDQCAFVYEYGESVTELLDVDAGATVLDLGCGTGHLSRELVDRGASVVGVDNSREMVARARDRYGDVEGLRFVHGDARSLVDAVGTDDPFDAVFSNAALHWIPGPDHDAVLDGVARLLRPGGAFVAELGGRGNVGSIVEAVGRELDARGYEAENPWYFPSVGEYAPRLESHGFEVRDAHLFDRPTTLDGGATGLRDWLAMFGDGLLAPLPEDALDAVVEAVEDRLEAEYYQEESWVVDYRRLRFRAVRV; encoded by the coding sequence ATGCCGAACCACGAGGAGAGTGAGACGCGGGAGGAGTGGAACGCCGCCGACTACGACGACCAGTGTGCGTTCGTCTACGAGTACGGCGAGAGCGTCACCGAACTCCTCGACGTCGACGCGGGCGCGACCGTCCTCGACCTCGGCTGTGGGACGGGCCACCTCTCGCGGGAACTGGTCGACCGCGGCGCGAGCGTCGTCGGCGTCGACAACTCCCGCGAGATGGTCGCTCGGGCGCGCGACCGCTACGGCGACGTCGAAGGCCTCCGGTTCGTCCACGGCGACGCCCGAAGCCTCGTCGACGCGGTCGGAACCGACGACCCGTTCGACGCGGTGTTCTCCAACGCGGCGCTGCACTGGATTCCGGGGCCGGACCACGACGCCGTCCTCGACGGGGTGGCTCGCCTCCTGCGACCCGGCGGAGCGTTCGTCGCCGAACTCGGCGGCCGGGGCAACGTCGGGAGCATCGTCGAGGCCGTGGGGCGCGAACTCGACGCGCGCGGCTACGAGGCGGAGAACCCCTGGTACTTTCCGAGTGTTGGCGAGTACGCCCCTCGGCTCGAATCCCACGGCTTCGAGGTCCGCGACGCCCACCTGTTCGACCGGCCGACGACACTCGACGGGGGAGCGACAGGACTCCGCGACTGGCTCGCGATGTTCGGTGACGGCCTCCTCGCCCCGCTCCCGGAGGACGCTCTCGACGCGGTCGTCGAGGCGGTCGAGGACCGTCTCGAAGCCGAGTACTATCAGGAGGAGTCGTGGGTCGTCGACTACCGACGGTTGCGGTTCCGTGCCGTGCGCGTCTGA
- a CDS encoding zf-TFIIB domain-containing protein encodes MNRWCPRCGSRLKTETTRGGIPRRICPECHGGTLR; translated from the coding sequence GTGAACCGTTGGTGCCCACGCTGTGGGTCACGTCTCAAGACAGAGACGACACGAGGCGGTATTCCGCGTCGTATCTGTCCTGAGTGCCACGGGGGGACGCTCCGATGA